The Granulicella sp. 5B5 nucleotide sequence GATCCGCGGGCTGAGGCGCTGCGGACGTTGAAGGCGAAGCCGATCGCGGCAGGGCGCGGCGATCTGGTACTGTGGCACCAGTCGTTGCCGCATGGCAGCAGCCCGAACCGGGCGACGCGGCCACGCGTGGTGCAGTATATGTCGATGCGGCCGACGAAGTGGGCGTACAACGCGGAGTGGAGGTAGAGGGCCGTGCCGGAGCGATTGCAATGCGAGTTCTCGCTGGTGCGCTATGTGCCGGATGTGGTGAAGGGTGAGTTTGCCAACATCGGTGTGCTGCTGCGTGCGCCGGGACCTGAAGGCTTGGTGACGGTGCGGTTCACACGCGACTGGAGCCGCGTGCGCTGCATCGACCCAGGCGCGGATGTCGCGATGCTGGAATCGCTGGAGGAGGAGATTACGCAGCGGCTGCATGGCGGCGTAGAGCTGAAGGTGAATGCGAAGCCGGTGCTCGAGACGCTGGAGGATACGCTCTCGAACAGTGTGCAGCTGACCGAGATGCGCGGTACGCTCGCGGAGAGCGTGCCGGCGGAGATGGAGCAGCTGCTGCGGATGTATGTGGAGCCGCTGAAGGCTGAGGGTGGACGGCGCAAGGTGAGTGGACG carries:
- a CDS encoding DUF3037 domain-containing protein — its product is MPERLQCEFSLVRYVPDVVKGEFANIGVLLRAPGPEGLVTVRFTRDWSRVRCIDPGADVAMLESLEEEITQRLHGGVELKVNAKPVLETLEDTLSNSVQLTEMRGTLAESVPAEMEQLLRMYVEPLKAEGGRRKVSGRATIAAELRTAFERAGVWRLMRKRIAASQYTQAGDPLKLDCGYRNGRVRMFQAVSLGNDVEGAKGLAYSAAALREGVARVEGAELELTAVVERISTVSEEEQYRFGVSVMEREAIRVLTVADLGRVAETAKRELHV